A single genomic interval of Bradyrhizobium sp. sBnM-33 harbors:
- a CDS encoding ABC transporter ATP-binding protein, whose translation MVGEISDAIIRVRDITVQFGKTRVLDGLNLDVKRGEILGFVGPSGAGKSVLTRTIIGLVPKLSGRIEVFGVDLDAASASERRGVERRWGILFQQGALFSSLTVRQNIQFPVREYLNVSQRLLDEIMVAKLGMVGLRPEVADRYPSELSGGMIKRVALARALALDPELVFLDEPTSGLDPIGAGDFDELVRTLQRTLGLTVFMVTHDLDSLYMACDRIAVLGNGKIIAAGSIADMQASQHPWLRQYFHGKRARAVMG comes from the coding sequence ATGGTGGGTGAGATTTCCGACGCGATCATCCGGGTTCGCGACATCACCGTGCAGTTCGGCAAGACGCGCGTGCTCGACGGGCTGAACCTCGACGTCAAGCGCGGTGAAATTCTCGGATTTGTCGGCCCGTCGGGCGCCGGAAAATCGGTCCTGACGCGCACCATTATCGGTCTCGTGCCCAAGCTCAGTGGGCGCATCGAGGTGTTCGGCGTCGATCTCGATGCAGCGAGCGCCTCCGAGCGCCGCGGCGTCGAGCGCCGCTGGGGCATCCTATTTCAGCAAGGTGCGCTGTTTTCTTCGCTCACCGTGCGGCAGAACATCCAGTTTCCGGTGCGCGAATATCTCAACGTCTCGCAGCGGCTGCTCGACGAGATCATGGTGGCCAAGCTCGGCATGGTGGGCCTGCGGCCCGAAGTCGCCGACCGCTATCCGTCCGAACTGTCGGGCGGCATGATCAAGCGCGTGGCGTTGGCGCGCGCGCTCGCGCTCGACCCCGAGCTGGTGTTTTTGGACGAGCCGACCTCGGGGCTCGATCCAATCGGCGCCGGGGACTTCGACGAGCTGGTGCGCACCCTGCAGCGTACTTTGGGCCTGACGGTTTTCATGGTAACCCATGATCTCGACAGTCTTTATATGGCCTGCGATCGCATCGCGGTTTTAGGGAACGGTAAGATCATTGCCGCAGGATCGATTGCCGACATGCAGGCCTCACAGCATCCCTGGCTGAGGCAATATTTCCATGGCAAGCGCGCCCGCGCGGTCATGGGCTAG
- a CDS encoding MlaD family protein: METRANYVLIGAFTLAVIAAAFGFVLWFQSLHTTKQRSPIRIVFEGPASGLRNGGSVNFNGIRIGEVVSVKLDNPRRVVALAMVENNAPIRKDTLVGLEFQGLTGVAAISLKGGEESAPAVPLDEDGVPMLTADPSALQDVTESIRATLQNVNRLVADNQESVKNSLRNLETFTAALARNSEKIDNVMLRVDGVMGKADSLMLGLNTIAGGAAGGELNIMVKSIRELAEDFDKRSGALMADGRRTLSDISRAVNNFDRNPTRVIFGGGSSNSQAAAPPPAAAPPARAPSGQKRQ; the protein is encoded by the coding sequence ATGGAAACGCGGGCGAATTACGTCCTGATCGGGGCCTTCACGCTGGCAGTGATTGCCGCCGCGTTCGGCTTTGTGCTGTGGTTTCAGAGCCTGCATACCACCAAGCAGCGCAGCCCCATCCGCATCGTGTTCGAAGGCCCGGCGTCCGGCCTCCGCAACGGCGGCAGCGTCAACTTTAATGGTATTAGGATAGGGGAAGTTGTATCGGTGAAGCTCGACAACCCGCGGCGCGTGGTCGCACTGGCGATGGTCGAGAACAACGCTCCGATCCGCAAGGACACCCTCGTCGGCCTCGAATTCCAGGGGCTGACCGGCGTAGCGGCGATCTCGCTGAAGGGCGGCGAGGAATCCGCCCCCGCCGTACCGCTCGACGAGGACGGCGTCCCGATGCTGACCGCCGACCCGAGCGCGCTGCAGGATGTCACGGAGTCGATCCGCGCCACACTGCAGAACGTCAACCGGTTGGTCGCCGACAATCAGGAGTCGGTGAAGAACTCGCTGCGAAACCTCGAGACCTTCACGGCTGCGCTCGCGCGCAACTCCGAGAAGATCGACAATGTCATGCTCAGGGTCGATGGCGTCATGGGCAAAGCCGACAGTCTCATGCTCGGGCTGAACACGATCGCTGGCGGTGCTGCCGGCGGCGAACTGAATATCATGGTGAAGTCGATCCGCGAACTGGCCGAGGATTTCGACAAGCGGTCGGGCGCGCTGATGGCCGATGGCCGCCGCACGCTCTCCGATATCAGCCGCGCCGTGAACAATTTCGATCGCAATCCGACCCGGGTGATTTTCGGCGGCGGCAGCAGCAACAGCCAGGCGGCGGCGCCGCCGCCGGCCGCAGCGCCGCCGGCGCGGGCGCCGAGTGGGCAGAAGCGGCAGTAA
- a CDS encoding HEAT repeat domain-containing protein, whose product MQSVGGRLPTTHEAIRELASRENAASLEILAGVAFVNDQFLRWTALEVIGCHPHGRKLCTVVLNALSDPSEYVVRTACQIVEEWELPEAHSLLIPLLADVKGATRQSAIRALGATWIDADFRWPSIRTAGI is encoded by the coding sequence GTGCAGAGCGTTGGTGGGCGGCTACCGACGACACATGAGGCGATACGTGAGCTCGCCTCACGTGAAAATGCCGCGTCGCTTGAAATTCTTGCCGGCGTGGCTTTCGTCAACGATCAGTTCCTGCGGTGGACGGCCTTGGAAGTCATCGGATGCCACCCGCACGGGCGCAAGTTATGCACCGTCGTTTTGAATGCCCTGAGTGATCCATCAGAATACGTGGTGCGAACGGCTTGCCAGATCGTCGAAGAATGGGAGCTGCCGGAAGCCCACAGCCTCTTGATTCCCTTGTTGGCGGATGTGAAGGGAGCCACGCGACAAAGCGCGATCCGCGCACTGGGGGCCACATGGATTGATGCCGATTTTCGCTGGCCTTCAATACGTACAGCAGGGATTTAG
- a CDS encoding HEAT repeat domain-containing protein yields MRRRVSDSNWRTLFDAFSADELARHRQWACELAERFSGPEILPVLSRLSSDPDGHVRKAATRAIGTVSSRS; encoded by the coding sequence TTGCGACGGCGGGTTAGTGATTCGAACTGGCGGACGCTTTTCGATGCATTTTCTGCGGACGAGCTTGCCCGACATCGGCAATGGGCCTGCGAGCTTGCCGAGCGTTTTTCGGGTCCGGAAATCTTGCCGGTGCTGTCGCGCCTGTCCTCGGACCCCGATGGTCACGTTCGAAAAGCGGCGACGCGCGCAATAGGAACGGTTTCAAGCCGATCATGA
- a CDS encoding putative bifunctional diguanylate cyclase/phosphodiesterase, translating to MNLISSARSLFAVGDCSTPHGRALVSEQFRILTNQVPILYAVLLLDSISVGFVLPSSVNGWLRFALPGALLTVSVIRMIQWIRMRGVELTPEQAYRFLARMRILSTALPIGFLIWTLALIEVVDPSLRAPISLLIFMGCIGAAYCLGIFPAASRLTLLIAGLPLAVRLLAAGEPLLVCIGMNLGLLLVLFVRMINTNFGNFVRLIEAQARLAEEGERARAAHTYLTEALDVVPEGLAIFDKDDRLVLWNRQYPKLYASNAAAIVQGARFEDILRAGLTHHQYADAVGREEEWVRERMDRHALPQSSHEQQLPGDRWSRIEERRTADGGSIGIRVDITDLKRSEASFRLLFEENPLPMWVAEADTRRLLAVNAAMCSHYGYSREELLSMSEHDLSADGCAPTEPARTSQEPVIHKTCGGSLIEVVIESRPLSYQGRAGMVSVAFDVTERNRAEQRVRYLASHDLLTDLPNRAAFDARLSALMQHSGESGGSFAVLCIDLDHFKEVNDLFGHSMGDALLQEVSRRLRRAAQGAYVARVGGDEFIAVVEQVPLPGAAELLAARMREAFRRPIEIDGHALEIDLSIGVALYPRDGDKPATLLANADAALYRAKHEGRGVTRIFTSAMDRQLRERRAIEHDLRSAVDNGELYLDYQPQRHRDGKITGFEALVRWQHPLRGLVAPGEFIPVAEDSGSIAKIDEWVLMEACRQASAWDETIRIAVNVSAAQFRRENLEHQVRRALRESGLPPSRLELEITEGVLIEDISRASQTLKSLKSLGVMIALDDFGTGYSSLSYLQAFPLDRIKIDRSFIMSLGSSAPSLAIVRAVIGLAHGFNVPVLAEGVETNEQLSILTRERCDDMQGYLIGRPHRAELYADHMKAGAGPLLKTAS from the coding sequence ATGAACTTGATTTCCAGTGCGCGAAGCCTGTTCGCCGTCGGCGATTGCTCGACGCCGCACGGCCGCGCGCTCGTGAGCGAACAGTTCCGCATCCTCACCAACCAGGTTCCGATTCTCTATGCCGTGCTGCTGCTGGACAGCATCAGCGTCGGCTTCGTTCTGCCCTCCTCCGTCAATGGATGGCTGAGATTTGCGCTGCCGGGTGCGCTTCTGACCGTCAGCGTTATCAGAATGATCCAGTGGATCAGGATGCGCGGGGTCGAGCTCACGCCGGAGCAGGCCTATCGGTTTCTGGCCCGGATGCGGATTCTTTCCACCGCATTGCCCATCGGATTTCTGATCTGGACATTGGCGCTGATCGAAGTCGTGGACCCCTCGCTTCGTGCGCCGATCTCGCTTCTCATTTTCATGGGCTGCATCGGCGCTGCCTATTGTCTTGGCATTTTTCCGGCTGCGTCGCGCCTGACGTTGCTGATTGCGGGACTGCCGTTGGCAGTGCGGCTGCTGGCTGCCGGCGAGCCACTGCTGGTTTGCATCGGTATGAACCTCGGCCTGCTGCTGGTTCTGTTCGTCCGGATGATCAACACCAATTTTGGCAATTTCGTCCGGCTAATCGAAGCTCAGGCCAGACTTGCCGAAGAGGGAGAGCGAGCCCGCGCCGCGCATACCTATTTGACGGAAGCGCTGGACGTCGTGCCAGAGGGATTGGCGATATTCGACAAGGACGATCGACTGGTTCTGTGGAACCGGCAGTACCCCAAGCTCTACGCATCCAATGCGGCGGCCATCGTTCAGGGCGCCCGCTTCGAAGACATTCTTCGTGCCGGTCTGACGCATCACCAATATGCCGACGCTGTCGGACGGGAGGAGGAATGGGTCAGGGAGCGCATGGACCGTCACGCCTTGCCGCAAAGCTCCCACGAGCAACAATTGCCAGGCGACAGATGGAGCCGGATCGAGGAACGACGGACAGCGGACGGCGGCAGCATCGGGATCCGTGTCGATATTACCGACCTCAAACGCAGCGAGGCTTCGTTCCGGCTGCTGTTTGAGGAGAACCCGCTGCCGATGTGGGTGGCGGAAGCGGACACGCGACGGCTGTTGGCGGTCAATGCCGCGATGTGCAGCCATTACGGCTATTCCCGCGAAGAACTGCTCTCGATGTCGGAACACGACCTCAGCGCCGACGGCTGCGCTCCGACGGAGCCGGCCCGCACGTCGCAGGAACCTGTCATCCACAAGACCTGCGGCGGCAGCCTCATCGAGGTCGTTATTGAATCGCGACCACTGTCGTATCAGGGCAGGGCTGGGATGGTTTCGGTGGCGTTCGACGTAACGGAGCGCAACCGCGCCGAACAGAGGGTCAGATATCTGGCGTCGCACGATCTCCTGACCGACCTGCCCAATCGCGCCGCGTTCGACGCCCGCCTTTCCGCACTGATGCAACATTCGGGAGAATCCGGCGGCAGCTTTGCCGTGCTTTGCATCGATCTGGACCATTTCAAAGAGGTCAACGACCTCTTTGGCCATTCGATGGGCGACGCCCTGTTACAGGAAGTCTCTCGCCGGCTGCGCCGGGCCGCCCAGGGGGCCTATGTCGCGCGGGTCGGCGGCGACGAATTTATTGCGGTTGTGGAGCAGGTACCCTTGCCTGGAGCTGCAGAACTGCTGGCGGCCAGAATGCGCGAAGCTTTCAGGCGTCCGATCGAAATCGACGGCCACGCTCTGGAGATCGATCTCAGCATCGGCGTGGCGCTCTACCCGCGCGATGGCGACAAACCGGCAACTCTGCTGGCCAACGCGGACGCAGCGCTCTATCGCGCCAAGCACGAAGGACGCGGGGTCACCCGCATATTTACTAGCGCGATGGACCGGCAGTTGCGGGAACGTCGCGCCATTGAGCACGATCTACGTTCCGCGGTCGACAACGGCGAACTATACCTCGACTACCAGCCGCAGCGTCACCGCGATGGCAAGATAACCGGATTTGAGGCGCTGGTTCGCTGGCAGCATCCCCTGCGCGGCCTGGTGGCGCCCGGCGAGTTCATTCCGGTCGCCGAGGACAGCGGCTCGATTGCGAAGATCGACGAATGGGTTCTGATGGAAGCCTGCCGGCAGGCATCGGCATGGGACGAAACCATTCGCATTGCGGTGAACGTCTCGGCCGCGCAGTTTCGCCGCGAAAATCTCGAGCACCAGGTGCGCAGGGCGTTGCGCGAGAGCGGCCTGCCGCCATCGCGGCTTGAGCTGGAGATCACGGAAGGTGTCCTGATCGAGGACATCTCGCGCGCGAGCCAGACGCTGAAATCACTCAAATCGCTTGGCGTCATGATCGCGCTCGACGATTTCGGCACCGGCTACTCATCATTGTCCTACCTGCAGGCGTTTCCGCTCGACCGGATCAAGATCGACCGTTCCTTTATCATGTCGCTGGGGTCCAGTGCGCCCTCACTGGCCATCGTGCGCGCCGTGATCGGGCTCGCTCACGGCTTCAACGTCCCGGTTCTTGCCGAAGGCGTCGAAACCAACGAACAGCTTTCGATCCTGACGCGCGAGCGCTGCGACGATATGCAGGGCTATTTGATCGGGCGCCCGCACAGGGCTGAGCTGTATGCCGATCATATGAAAGCCGGCGCGGGTCCCTTGCTCAAGACGGCGAGCTGA